One Penaeus vannamei isolate JL-2024 chromosome 38, ASM4276789v1, whole genome shotgun sequence genomic window, CATGGACTACCTCCTCCAGTTTGCTCTATCCATGGCAGTTCAGGAGACTCTCAAGTACACTATCCTTGCTGGTGAGTTGAAGTTAAGTTGCTGAAGAAAAGGTGTGTTTTGCTGTTCCCGAGTTAGGGTTTTGAGAAAGTGTGGAGGAGCAGTTGGGGTTCTTGGGGGTTTGTTGAAGAGTATTAGATTAGATGAGGTGTTAGCGTGATATAATAACCTTACAGTAAGGTTTAGCTACCTCATAAATACCTCTGAAAAAGTTCATTATTTTCGGTAATATACTGTTTTGAGTGAATAATTGTcaatctgattttcttttttctttttttccaggtaTCATTTCAGCAATCACATGGCCTGCGTCCCTCCTCACTCTTGCCTCAGTGATCGACAACCCTTGGGGAGTCTGCTGTCGGAGATCAGCAGAAGTGGGGCGTCAGTTGGCAGAGGTCCTTGTCCAGAGACAGCATGGCAAACGCCCTGTGACCCTAATAGGTTTCTCTCTTGGGGCGAGGGTAATATATTATTGTCTTGTGGTAAGATCACTGCTGTTGCAGCATGttgttctggatttttttttttttgtgatatggataggtttggatttttcttttatttgggatAATATAGGTTAATGTTCTTGATTTCTTAGGTATTTGTTTTATGTACCTAAATGTAGAATGTTTTGCTAGATGTAATAACATGCTTTGAATTGAAATAGTTATTACTTCACTTACCCCacttttattatcttatataaaGATCATCACTAGTTTTTCACCATTTAGAGGTTATTGCTCATCAACAGGAATTAAGTCGACGGAAAGGGAGTGCAGGAATCATACAAGATGCGATATTCCTGGGAGCTCCAGTGCCGGGCTACAGCTCTGATTGGAAAGAGTTTCGTTAGTACACTCTGTTTTTATAGCACATATATATCCAAAGCAGAGAAACCATTTCTtatcaaaaaacacaaaacacctgTAACactaagatataaaaaaaaaaaaaaaaaaaaaattaggaagaCATTCTATTGAAGGCTTTTCCACACAGGTAATATTGTATCTGGACGAATCATCAACGGGTACTGCCAAGGAGACTGGCTGTTGAGGTTTCTGTATCGTTCTTCAACTGGCACCATGAAGATTGCTGGCCTGATGCCCATTGACTGGCAGGATCGCAGAATGTTCAATTTTGATCTTTCTGATATTGTTACTGGTTGGTGGCTTTCTTTTTTGTAAGGGGGGtagctttttgtgtgtgtgtgtgtgtgtgtgtgtgtacgtgtgcgtgtgcctgtgcatgtgcgggtgtgtgtgcttgtgtgtgtatgtgtgtgtgtgcgtgtgcatgtgcgggtgtgtgtgcatttgtgtgtgtgtgcatgtgcatgtgtgtgtgtatgtgtgtgtgtgtgtgtgtgtgtgtgtgtgtgtgtgtgtgtgtgtgtgtgtgtgtgtgtgtgtgtgggtgtgtgtatgtgggcgtgtgcatgtgtgcgtgtgtgcgcatgtgcatgtgtgtgtgtgtttatttgtatgtctgtttgtttatatgtaggtatatgtattttttctgcatttctttgTGTGTCATCATTCGTCATGCCTTTtgaacttgtatttttttttttgtttttttttcagatattcaTCTCAACATATCTTTTAACTGCAATTACCTGTGCATCATTAACAGCAATAAACactacttttttctcatttttcatttccttcatatTCTCACAATAGcagtaaaattaacaataattaaaaatatatagtttATTATTTATGGTATCAGTTGCATAGTCTGGTCATTGCTGcattttttctactcttttttgtGTTGATACATAGCAATGTCTCTAAGGTATAAAACATAAAAGGAATTTGCTTTTTGGAGAAAATATTCATTTCATGTTAATGACCAGATTTGTCAGCAGATCATACTTGATTCATGAATCAGaatcttccttttgtttctcattAGATAGTCTTACTGTGTTATTGTCTTCTGTTAGCTTGTTTCATTACATAACACCTagtcttcttttgttttgatttctaaTATCAAAGCCATGTGAATCCACATTCAGAGTGTGTTCATGTCAACAGGGCATATGGATTACGCCAAGAAGATGGATGTGATTCTCCGGCTGTTGGGAATCCGCACACGTGACCCCATGACTGACAACGATCCCAGAGTCAAGAAGAGTGCATCAGATTATCCAGGGTTTATGTCTTTGCATGGAAAAATGGTAGGTAATGATATGTATTTTGCTTTTTGATATGTGATGTGTTTAAAAGATTTAATCCCCTTCTTTAAACTGTCGAAGATAGCAGCGTTTGCTGAAGAAACTTTGATTGAGGTTATGAATTCAGTCTTAATCTTTATCCTATTTATTTAGTGTGTTTGCTTAAAGTAATCCTTTTGactgtctttcttttcacctgATTTGCTAGCAGGTGTTTTATTCATGCATGTTGCTTTTGCAATAAGATGATATTAAATCAGTTGAAAAGAAATGGAACATCTTTCTCCTACAGGAGTCCACAGGTCTTCGTACTTCAAGCTCTGACAGCAGGTTACTCTGTGGCCGAGATGCTCCCCTTGCAAGGGCCTACTCCTCAgatgacctcctcctccccaggacTGCCTCCTCTCAACTCAGCAAGTCAAGTGCTGAGGACCTCTCTACCCTCAGGACATTCTCCTCCACAGACCTCAGCAGTAAAGACTTTTCCTCAAGCGGGGACATTGGCTCACCGAAGCCTTTTGTCCGGGAATTGCCCAGGGGTAGGACTCTCTCATCAAGCAACCTCTTGGTTGGCAACaggctctcctcttcctcctcctcctcaagcgaTCAGGTTCCTGGGGATGACAAAATGCAGCCGAGGTCTAAAAGCTCTTACTTCACGGACATGTTCTCAAGAAAACCACCCTCTGCAAGCtccaaagaacaaaaacagactCTTGCTCAGGATATGTTTAAGCGAAGGACTGTATCATCTGGCAACCTATTCCCAGTTAAAGGCGGTCTGTCTAATCGAGAATTCCAACGATCGAATTCTCAGGAACAGTCCAAACAATCACTGTTTCAGCTATTTTCAAAAAAACAGGAACGAATTGATGAAGATAGCCCATGattcagtatatatgtacataccatgtattcatacattcataactTTACATTTATTCCCATTACAGTTTTTCTTTCATACTTTGTCATGATTTGAGTTTTATTATTTACAAAAGTTTAATGTCCCTTTTCTTCATCAAATATTGGAGTACGTATTTTAGACAGTAAAAAGAATACTAGTTGCATAATATTTTCTCATCTTACATGAATAGTTTTGTTACATGATATATCCACTTGAAGAATCAAATGGACCATTTTATTACTCTCAAACTGAATTacttgaaattatttttttattatgagatGATAGATATGTCATTAAGACATTGTTAACGGTGGAAACGTTGTGACATCGTCAGTGATTTTCTTAATCCTTGATTGTTTTTGTTAGCTTAGatgtattattactcttacttttttatgtgtttctttttGAGTTATTTTTGTGGTTTTGCTTTTATTAAAGAATTATTGTTTCAGTTATTTTTGTCATAGTGTGTATGTGATTttagattattatatataatgattattttgaatgtactttttttcttttgtaaaatgTTTACTTATACAAATTTTGCATATCTCTACAGCCTGTtgcaaaaatagaaatgatacacTATTTAAATTCTGAATGGTCAGTGAAAACAGGAAAtaagagattaaaagaaaaaataagaggagagaaagaaagaaagaagttgaaTTAAACTGATCAACTATTATCGATAAGATAGTAGTTGTGATCATGGTATAGTCTGATCTAGTATAAGCCTCTTGATGGTCACAACAGGATGAATTGCCCATGGGTGTCGCACGTATTAGAGAAGGGACATTTCCAGAGAAACACTTGAAATGAGTGTATGGGACTGTCTGCCATGAAGCTTGATACACACCAGCCATCTAGAGGGTTGATAATATAGTTATGATTGTTATAGGTTCATATCCCATGACCCAATACAATAGTTTCAACTACTCACACTTTTTATGATCAACAATGACCGAATCACAGTAGGAAAAAGGGCTTTATTATCGCAGGACACAGGATAAGATGCATGTTCCTACTGAAGGGCAAACCATGCATAATTTTCAAGCTGTGGAAAGTGATTATGCATAATGTTTGAAGGGAATGGCAAAACTGCCAAATCATGTTTTGTATGAATATCTATTCTCATACTGTACTAGAATTTACATAATAGTTCTCTGGTTGTaacctgtttattatttttttagggaaaCAAAGAGCCCATGTTAATATGAAAAAAGATGGCTTGTACATACAAAATaacatcaatttatttatttacctagtgaacaatcatacatatatatgaaaaaataaatatcaaaaaagaaaaaggaaaaaaaatggatataatgAATATACTGCTATATTTTTAGGTGCTTCACCTGCTGTTTTACAATGAGAACTCACAGAGTATTGAGCATTTCCTATATTATATCAACAGGATATGTTTGGTATATGAATTCCATATATAACAGCCTTTCAGAACCCCCACAAATGATATAGATGCTTAACTAGCTGCTGTAGTtcctatgcattatatatatacatacatataaaataataaacgTCCACTAGACACTAATGTCGAGGCCTATGCTCACAGCACATTTAAGATTTGTTGAatatttccctcctttattttatccctttttctttcattatcgtcCACAATGCTGCTGTCAGGGAACTTGTGATATGTAGCAGTTGTAAAGGCGCTACAACTCCGTGCCAATGGATGTTTTTCCTTAGTGTCATTTAATGTTGGAAGGTTAAGAGAAGAGTTGttgcttttgttctctctctattgAAATGTGATATGGGAAGAGTATAGCAAGTTAATGTGTGCTGTTATGAGTTGCTGTTGTGTCTCTTTTGTAAAGTTGTTTTACACTGTAATGTGCGGTTTGTTCATTAACTGATGTGAATGGAGGTTACAGTCTATGTTTCTTGTAAGTAGCTACTTAGAGGGTGTTGGTTATTTATGGAAAATAATTAAAGTTGATTTGTCTTTTTCATAAGGATGACACTGAATTGTGATCTTAAGCACAATAAACCCTTATCATTATGCAGGTGTATCAGCTTTTATGCTTAACTAAAGATGCAATGTTATGTTCATCTGCTACTTAATTTATAATGCAAAAGATGTACACATATGCAACTGTTTGCTTATATTATTACATCCATAAAGTGATTATTTTTATGGCTTTGTAATGCACTAGTTAGTAAGAACAATACAATATGATTTAGATTCATTTAATTGTCTTTTGATATAAGTTCTGCACCAGGTTTTTAGTCTGTGGGCCACCATGTTTGTATTTGGCAAAACTACTTTTCATAATATAAGGAAAATGTAAAAGCACACAACTATCAGGTTTTCAGTCAGACTCCAAATGTAAAATACAAACTGATGATGGCTTGCAGTAAAACCGTCACGAAGAGCAGGTTGACATGCTGTCTTGTGAAGAATGGGACTGCTAAAGAAGTTGTCCTGTAGTATAAGCCGTACATGTCATTATTCTGCTCTGTACCTATTAGGAAGGAAAGCATGTGTGAAAAGCATACTACTGTATGCATAGTGTAGCATTTACAGTTCATAGGAGTAGAAAGCTTTAGTGTGTGCATTTGTTATCAGTTCAGGATACAGTACCTTGCAGGCGtgtaagtatatgtttgtgtgtgacaaTTACTTGTGGTCTTATTACTTTGcaaatattcattatttatattgggGAGCTTCCCTGAATCCCATGGTGTAAAACTGCTTAAAATTGTTAATACTTTTAAAAGTTCACAGATTGTTTTCATGTTATATATTTTAGGCTTCCACTCAAATGAAAATATGTACATAGGAGTAAATGTTACGAAAAATActgttatatatgaaaataaaaagaaaatgttttatgAAACTTATTATATAGATAAAAGTTTGTATTCAGATTATTTGctttatatataaaatctattttGCCTATGGATATAGATCTAGCAACTTTTACATTTAAGGGTCACCATAGATACCCTACAAGTCCATGTATACACAACTCCCGCAACATTGTATAATGTAAGATATAGCATACAGCAGTAATTAGTGTCGAACCACATATCACTGTATATTGAGCACTTCATATCAAAACCTCAGACTCTCAGCTACCTGTACCTTAAGAAACATGAAAGTCGCTGTAGGAAGAGCAGGAGTGTCTTTTGAGTTGACCTTACCGAAGTGGCTTGACAACTGGtaacaaaaaagatgataaagggaatatctctatatatatattatcttagtGTATACTGAAGATTTGCAGAATTAATAACAAAGGAGCACAGGTATTGAGGGTTACTGTGTAGCATATTAGATCTAATAGAAAAAGCCTTGTTCTTCACGATGTTTCTTGGTGTGATGTTATTGGGCTGCACCGAGTGTTGTATATGTGTCATGCACATACTGTAGATAAGATCTGCACTATTATCATGTTAAtgtacaaaaaacagaaaaaagttgcTTAAAGTTGCTTCTTGTGAATATTTAGTTTTCTATTTAATGACATCAccagaaattcttttttttttcataatcatttcacTAAAGAAATCATGCATTCAGTAAGTGGTATAGAAaatgacatttatttttttctctctctctgcttgtgttTGCTTTAGTATTACCAAGTTGGAGCATGCCATAATAAGAACTGAAACTAAAGTAGTTGATTTTTTCAATAGAAGCCATAGTTTTACCTTTTCCATTCTACACTAGTTTGAGGTTTGGTTAGCAGGGCCAAGAAAATACTAAGGATCTTTTCAAATCAACATTCATATCACTTAGAGCCTTAAACTTGTCTTGAAATGCTTTTTCTTAAGAGAAACTGTAATTACAAACTGTATTTTACTATTTGCTTCTTTTTAAGGGACTTCCATATCATACTATATTTTAAACTTTCACAGTTTTTTAAATAC contains:
- the LOC113828265 gene encoding transmembrane and coiled-coil domain-containing protein 4, whose product is MFSADEREQLVSTSDVSATDSGDTMDTAEDESLDMGDEALDMGDVNGNSTKGMSTRPLCEVLTDAGRFAYCGLVTCALTHLFTDTPTDHEFALATLSRLARHLGLPAQVTQVMEMTIRGEVEPSPSSTYVACLKEEPPLARTRVPVVQDLVMFAVQGGCYDARIRVLITHVTCCLAVSVDLLEMYEESVLEYLTMEQNPVTEEEEREMSKRKRYQKIKRYTAVGLATLGGGAILGLTGGLAAPLIGAGLGTIIGAGGAAALSSTAGVAVVGSMFGVAGAGLTGFKMQKRIGEVEEFAFDYLTDGSHLHITIAISGWLTKEGIAEFSLPWRTLYNSREQYTLRYESQYLLELGQAMDYLLQFALSMAVQETLKYTILAGIISAITWPASLLTLASVIDNPWGVCCRRSAEVGRQLAEVLVQRQHGKRPVTLIGFSLGARVIYYCLVELSRRKGSAGIIQDAIFLGAPVPGYSSDWKEFRNIVSGRIINGYCQGDWLLRFLYRSSTGTMKIAGLMPIDWQDRRMFNFDLSDIVTGHMDYAKKMDVILRLLGIRTRDPMTDNDPRVKKSASDYPGFMSLHGKMESTGLRTSSSDSRLLCGRDAPLARAYSSDDLLLPRTASSQLSKSSAEDLSTLRTFSSTDLSSKDFSSSGDIGSPKPFVRELPRGRTLSSSNLLVGNRLSSSSSSSSDQVPGDDKMQPRSKSSYFTDMFSRKPPSASSKEQKQTLAQDMFKRRTVSSGNLFPVKGGLSNREFQRSNSQEQSKQSLFQLFSKKQERIDEDSP